A genomic window from Actinomycetota bacterium includes:
- a CDS encoding cation transporter, with amino-acid sequence MSCTGCEESVQRAVGGLDGVETVSADHAAGRVTVRFDGDAVSEDDIAERIREAGYTIPA; translated from the coding sequence ATGAGCTGCACCGGCTGTGAGGAGTCCGTCCAGCGGGCGGTCGGCGGGCTCGACGGCGTCGAGACGGTCAGCGCCGACCACGCCGCCGGCCGCGTCACTGTGCGGTTCGACGGCGACGCCGTCAGCGAGGACGACATCGCGGAACGCATTCGGGAGGCGGGCTACACCATCCCCGCCTGA